The following proteins come from a genomic window of Candidatus Polarisedimenticolia bacterium:
- a CDS encoding cyclase family protein — MAKHAAVLAAALLLMGAAGKPASPPAPLDLSRFELVDLTHAFGADTVYWPTSPIGFEMQPISKGMTEGGWYYSANRFCAAEHGGTHLDAPVHFSESGDTADRVPLERLIAPAIVLDVSAQASGNPDYQATAADVQAFEARHGKIPKGSIVLLRTGWSRRWPDRKAYLGDDKKGDASNLHFPGWGPSAAKILVEERGAAALGLDTASLDPGNSKDFAVHRLAAARNVPGLENLKDLEKLPAKGAWLLALPMKIEGGTGGPLRAVALVPRSSTSSRQPGPP, encoded by the coding sequence ATGGCGAAGCATGCCGCGGTGCTGGCGGCCGCCCTTCTGTTGATGGGAGCGGCGGGCAAGCCGGCCTCGCCGCCCGCCCCGCTCGACCTGTCGCGCTTCGAGCTGGTGGATCTGACCCATGCCTTCGGGGCGGACACCGTCTACTGGCCCACCTCCCCCATCGGCTTCGAGATGCAGCCGATCTCGAAAGGGATGACGGAAGGAGGCTGGTACTATTCCGCGAACCGCTTCTGCGCGGCGGAGCACGGCGGCACCCACCTCGACGCTCCCGTGCACTTCTCTGAATCGGGCGACACCGCCGACCGGGTCCCTCTCGAGCGCCTGATCGCGCCGGCGATCGTCCTGGACGTCTCGGCGCAGGCTTCCGGCAATCCCGATTACCAGGCCACCGCCGCCGACGTGCAGGCCTTCGAGGCGCGGCACGGGAAGATCCCGAAAGGATCGATCGTCCTGCTGAGGACCGGCTGGAGCCGCAGGTGGCCCGACCGCAAGGCCTACCTGGGAGACGACAAGAAAGGAGACGCCTCGAACCTGCACTTCCCGGGGTGGGGTCCGTCCGCGGCGAAGATCCTGGTAGAGGAGCGCGGCGCCGCGGCGCTGGGCCTCGACACCGCCTCGCTCGACCCGGGAAACTCGAAGGACTTCGCGGTGCACCGCCTGGCGGCGGCGCGCAACGTCCCGGGGCTGGAGAACCTCAAGGATCTCGAGAAGCTGCCTGCGAAAGGGGCCTGGCTGCTGGCCCTGCCGATGAAGATCGAAGGAGGCACCGGCGGCCCCCTGCGCGCCGTCGCGCTCGTCCCCAGGAGCTCTACCTCTTCGAGGCAACCGGGACCCCCATGA